From the Oncorhynchus nerka isolate Pitt River linkage group LG28, Oner_Uvic_2.0, whole genome shotgun sequence genome, one window contains:
- the LOC115112368 gene encoding methenyltetrahydrofolate synthase domain-containing protein-like, translated as MEAVITINPGATKWDIREKVWDYIEAKNLANFPRPVHNRIPNFKGAVPACDRLSALQEFKSSQTIKVNPDRPQQQARYITLDGAHTACAKVSELQVFNETDEVKVDPDKPLEGARLAVLQARKTLLVPTPRLRTGLFNKIVPPEGASKEELRVCSTSQGVKEFSVPVGLDSKVQVDLLVVGSVAVSEKGYRIGKGEGFADMEYAMMLCMGAVTESTVVVTIVHDCQVVDIPEDLIESHDITVDYILTPTRVIKTDCQRPKPQGIIWTKLNAEMLEKIPVLKKLRALEEEQGKDVTLGTHPPPQPRERARREPRRDREPRSEGDRPRREPRRRPRRNTQEDSERDPNGESREETEQKPRRRPPRVRREGDREGGRDGEGEGGREGARGRGREGDRDGVRQEGREEGGEPRERRPPLTVTTVYLGGIPAGLRVSELKTALREREAAPIRLTWQGAQHRAFLDYLDPQAADQALAALEGLSLNGHDLQAELAKSQRGGRRPGPSNRRSRPNTGPKNTARERRGSTSEAEADSPKQELNHNE; from the exons GGTGCGGTCCCGGCCTGTGACCGTCTCTCAGCCCTGCAGGAGTTCAAGTCCAGCCAGACGATCAAAGTGAACCCAGACCGACCCCAGCAGCAGGCACGCTACATCACCCTGGAT GGTGCCCACACTGCCTGCGCCAAGGTGTCGGAGCTACAGGTATTCAATGAGACTGACGAGGTGAAAGTGGACCCTGACAAGCCGCTGGAGGGGGCGAGGCTGGCCGTGCTGCAG GCGAGGAAAACCCTGCTGGTGCCGACCCCTCGCCTTCGCACAGGACTCTTCAATAAGATTGTCCCGCCTGAGGGAGCAAGCAAAGAAGAACTGAGAGTGTGCTCCACCTCGCAG GGAGTGAAGGAGTTCAGTGTCCCTGTGGGTCTGGATTCCAAGGTTCAGGTGGATCTTCTGGTGGTTGGCTCTGTGGCCGTGTCTGAGAAAG gTTACCGGATAGGTAAAGGAGAGGGCTTTGCTGACATGGAGTATGCCATGATGCTCTGCATGGGGGCTGTGACCGAATCCACTGTGGTGGTTACCATCGTCCATGACTGCCAG GTTGTTGACATCCCAGAGGATCTGATTGAGAGCCATGACATCACTGTGGACTACATCCTCACCCCGACCAGAGTCATCAAGACAGACTGCCAACGCCCCAAGCCCCAGGGCATCATCTGGActaag CTGAACGCTGAGATGCTGGAGAAGATCCCCGTGCTGAAGAAGCTCCGGGCCTTGGAGGAGGAGCAAGGGAAGGACGTGACCCTGGGGACCCACCCTCCCCCGCAGCCCAGGGAGAGGGCCAGGAGGGAGCCCCGGAGGGACAGAGAGCCCAGGTCAGAGGGTGATAGACCCCGGCGTGAGCCCAGGCGCAGGCCTAGACGGAACACCCAAGAGGACTCTGAGAGGGACCCCAACGGGGAGTCCAGGGAGGAGACTGAGCAGAAACCCAGACGACGCCCACCAagagtgaggagggagggggacagagaggggggtagggatggtgaaggggagggag gccGGGAGGGGGccagggggaggggaagagaaggggacagggatggggTCAGGCAAGAGGGCAGGGAGGAAGGTGGCGAGCCCCGTGAGCGCAGGCCCCCCCTGACTGTGACCACAGTGTACCTGGGGGGCATCCCTGCCGGGCTGCGTGTCAGCGAGCTGAAGACTGCTCTCCGGGAGAGGGAGGCAGCCCCCATCCGTCTCACGTGGCAGGGTGCTCAGCACCGGGCCTTCCTGGACTACTTAGACCCCCAGGCTGCAGACCAGGCCCTGGCCGCCCTGGAGGGGCTCTCCCTGAACGGCCACGACCTGCAGGCTGAGCTGGCCAAGAGCCAGAGGGGAGGCAGGAGGCCAGGTCCAAGCAACCGGAGGTCCAGACCAAATACAGGCCCCAAAAATACAgctagagaaaggagagggagtacGAGTGAAGCAGAGGCAGATTCCCCCAAGCAGGAGCTCAACCATAACGAGTAA
- the LOC115112366 gene encoding forkhead box protein F1, whose protein sequence is MTAEVQQPPAQTPAQSSPMSAPEKPHGQTTVMETASSTTKTKKTNAGIRRPEKPPYSYIALIVMAIQSSPTKRLTLSEIYQFLQSRFPFFRGSYQGWKNSVRHNLSLNECFIKLPKGLGRPGKGHYWTIDPASEFMFEEGSFRRRPRGFRRKCQALKPMYSMMNGLGFNHLPESYNFQGSGGGLSCPPNGLSLDSGIGMMNGHLAGNMEGMGLAGHSMSHLSANNGHSYMGSCTGSTGGEYPHHDNSGSPLLTSGGVMEPHPVYSSSAWAQAPSSSLNNGGSYIKQQPLSPCNPGANPLQPSLPTHSLDQYNLHQNGHSNTDLQGIPRYHSQSPSMCDRKEFVFSFNAMTSSTMHSPSSSSYYHHQQVAYQDIKPCVM, encoded by the exons ATGACGGCAGAGGTCCAGCAGCCACCAGCGCAGACTCCTGCCCAGAGCAGCCCGATGTCTGCCCCGGAGAAGCCCCACGGACAGACCACTGTGATGGAGACCGCCTCCTCCACCACCAAAACCAAAAAGACCAACGCGGGGATCCGCCGTCCGGAGAAACCCCCATACTCTTACATTGCGCTGATAGTCATGGCTATCCAGAGCTCTCCCACCAAACGCCTGACGCTCAGTGAAATTTACCAGTTCCTCCAGAGCCGCTTCCCATTTTTTAGAGGCTCTTACCAAGGATGGAAGAATTCCGTGCGTCACAACTTGTCCCTGAATGAGTGCTTCATAAAGCTGCCCAAGGGGCTCGGACGGCCCGGGAAGGGCCACTACTGGACTATTGACCCAGCCAGTGAGTTCATGTTCGAGGAGGGATCCTTCCGCAGGAGGCCGCGGGGCTTCAGGCGTAAATGCCAGGCGTTGAAACCCATGTACAGCATGATGAACGGCCTGGGATTCAACCACCTCCCCGAGTCCTATAACTTCCAGGGGAGCGGCGGGGGCCTGTCCTGTCCGCCCAACGGCTTGTCTCTGGACAGCGGGATTGGGATGATGAATGGACACTTGGCAGGCAACATGGAGGGGATGGGTCTGGCCGGGCACTCCATGTCCCACTTGTCGGCCAACAATGGACATTCCTACATGGGGAGCTGCACAGGATCCACGGGGGGCGAGTACCCCCACCACGACAATTCAGGCTCGCCCCTCCTCACCAGCGGGGGAGTGATGGAGCCGCATCCCGTCTACTCAAGCTCCGCCTGGGCTCAAGCGCCTTCATCCTCTCTGAATAACGGAGGTTCTTACATCAAGCAGCAGCCACTGTCTCCCTGCAACCCCGGGGCGAACCCGCTGCAGCCCAGTTTACCCACGCACTCTCTAGACCAGTATAATCTTCATCAGAACGGACACAGTAACACGGATTTGCAAG GTATTCCACGGTACCATTCCCAGTCTCCCAGTATGTGTGACCGGAAGGAGTTCGTCTTCTCCTTCAACGCGATGACGTCCTCAACGATGCATTCGCCCAGCAGCAGTTCCTACTATCACCACCAACAGGTTGCCTACCAGGACATCAAGCCCTGCGTCATGTGA